TAGGCCGGCCTTAACATGCGCACTATGTCTTCTCCTTGCGCGCAGAGTGCAGTATAAAAGGTTCCCACTACATGGGCTGGCCCATGCAAGGATTTCTCTATGTAAAATGTGTTTTTAATCATTTACAGGTGGCATCGGTAGGTAATATTTTGCAATTTTAGGGGCAATTTCGGTGACGTACCGCCAGAACCAAAAGCCCATTTATTATTATTAGGTATAGGTATAGATTTGTCCTTACCAGCAATCGTCCGTGTGTGACGTTGATCAGTTACGTTGTGTAAAAGTTCCGCTCCGTCATCTTCTACTATCGCATTGATCAGTTACGTTGTGTAAAACTGTATCCTGGGAAATTCCTCGTGTGGGATATTTTCATCAGTCACATCCAAGTTATTTAAATAGAATGTCTGCACAAACAATAAAAGAGGCATCAAATAATTGTAATTATCAGAGACATTGACTGGCTGGTACATGTGGCCGATGGATCCGGGCGTGCAACGCTAACCGCCACGAGCCGCCGCGACCCATCGTCCCTCGAAAATGGCTGGGATGGGTGATCAGTTACCGCTCTCGCGTCGCTCCCGCGGGCGGCTCGggagcaaaccctagccgccgccagcagCAACCCACCCACCATCctttcctcccctcgccgccgccggcagcgGTCGCCGGGCAAAGGccgcgcggctcggcggcggcggggccccttTCCCCTTCCGTCCAGAGGTGGCTGGCGCGGGCCGGTGGCCTCGGCGGGAGCCTGAGCTGCTGCGCGCGCTCGGGCGGCGCGGCTGGCCGTCGGGGCGGCGCACGGAGGCGCGGGCGCGGACCCGGTGGCGGGGCGCGTAGGTGGAGGCGCGGGCTGGGCGCAGCGGCCGTGCGAGGATGCGNNNNNNNNNNNNNNNNNNNNNNNNNNNNNNNNNNNNNNNNNNNNNNNNNNNNNNNNNNNNNNNNNNNNNNNNNNNNNNNNNNNNNNNNNNNNNNNNNNNNNNNNNNNNNNNNNNNNNNNNNNNNNNNNNNNNNNNNNNNNNNNNNNNNNNNNNNNNNNNNNNNNNNNNNNNNNNNNNNNNNNNNNNNNNNNNNNNNNNNNNNNNNNNNNNNNNNNNNNNNNNNNNNNNNNNNNNNNNNNNNNNNNNNNNNNNNNNNNNNNNNNNNNNNNNNNNNNNNNNNNNNNNNNNNNNNNNNNNNNNNNNNNNNNNNNNNNNNNNNNNNNNNNNNNNNNNNNNNNNNNNNNNNNNNNNNNNNNNNNNNNNNNNNNNNNNNNNNNNNNNNNNNNNNNNNNNNNNNNNNNNNNNNNNNNNNNNNNNNNNNNNNNNNNNNNNNNNNNNNNNNNNNNNNNNNNNCCGACGCAGACCTGGCAGGCGGCGACCGCGCGAGGATGCGCGCGGCGAGGCGCGAGGAGGAGTGCGGCTGGGCGCGTTGTGCGGCCATGGGTGCGGCGTGCTGGCCACCGGCTCAGATCTGACATGCGGCGGCCGGTGGTCTTCGCTCGGCGGCCCAGCGGGCAGGTATGGATGCCACGGATCCGGCCTTGGCAGCACAAGATGGGCAGTTTCTCTGCCCCGTTTTGCTGCTATGGAGTCCATGGGGCCAGAAGGAGATGGTTGCTGGCCGGAGGTCCGTGGCTGGCGGTCCGGGAGGGGCACTGGCGGCTGCTGGTGGTGCTCGGTTGTCGCCTGTTGGAGCAGGGTGGCTCCGGCCGCGGATGGATGCAGGGTGGAGGACCCGATCTGGTCTCTGCAGGCCCGTCGATGAGGAGGTTTGCGGGTGGCCCGACACAGCAGTGGCGTGCTCGTTGTGTGGGGGGTGCGCGGTCCAATGGAGGTACGGGTCGACCTCGGCCTGCTGCGCGGGAGTGGCTGCACCGGGTGAAAGCCTGGCCGGTGATGACcggccggcggcgacggcgcctgTGGGCGTCGctatcctccttggaggcgtcgtcggGAATCTTCACAGCCTTCACTCCCGGATCAAGTCCTTCGGGTGAAAGCCCAGATCCTGCTTCAGGGTCGGGCGGTGGCGTCGTCTTCAACGTCGCTCCCCTCTTTAGGGCGCCGTCTTGAAGAATTTGATCCCTTTGGTGCTTCCTACGACTGGACGTGCACGGTGGCTTCGGTGGCAACGATGACGGTGGTGAGCAACGTCGGAGGCGCGGCTTTGGTCgtggtagtcggctcttctccggcgTGTCCGTGGGAATGCCTCGACTGCCTGGTGCTGTGAAATCGAAGCCGCGGTGGGGGGCCGCTGGTATACGATGACGCGTGTTAGGTGGCTCGTTCGGTGATCCCCGTGACGCCAACCTTGCCTCGTTTCTTTGTGGTTCATCGTCAGAGTCGGAGCTGCTTGTCTAATGTGGATTGTTTGGAGTGTTCTGTTGCAGCCATTAgggctgtttttctttttcttttgatcttCGGATCTTCTGGTCCTAGGACCTTCACCACCTTGTTGTTTTCCATTGCTTTCTGCTATTATCAATGAATGCCAGCGaatgctggatctttcaaaaaaaaaaacccatCGTCCCTCTCCCTGTCACTGCCGGCGAGCGTTGCCGGGAAAAGCCCGCTCGGCATCGGTGGCGGCGGGGGCTGCGAGGGGCTGCTCATCCTGCCAGAGGCACAAGGCCATGCGAATCAGCGGAGTCGTTGGCTGGTGCGGCACGTACGGCACACGCAACATGCATGTGAGCTAGGTTCGATGGGATCCCAGCCAGTCAACGTCGGCCTCCGGGGTGAAATCCTAGGTTCGATTAGAGTTGGTTAGGCTAACTCCACCGCAGGCGGGCGTGGGGAGCGACGAGGTCGCCAGGAGCCAGATGCATGGGTTTGTATTTGGGGTTGGGCCGGACTGAAACGGACACCAACGGACAGTTTTGTCCGTTTGAGTATTTCCGCTGGACCGTTTTTACCCTAAACGGACAACCCCGGACGatttggggtcgtgcggtggagttggccttatatCTGGCAATGGTGATAGTGAAAACCCAGATTCTGGCTTTAATGGCTGCATTGGGTGACGGCGTCGCTTGAGCGTCGCTCTCTTTCTGAAGGCGTTGTTGTTGAAGACTTCGTCGTCCATGTGGTGTCTTGATATGGTCGGTGCAAatatggtcattgttgtagtttTAATGACAGTTGATCTAATTGCTTTGGGACTTTTTTCTTTATTCCTCGCCTATACATAACTTTGGTCTTATTATTTTGCTAGCTGCGGACATGTTTGTGTGTTAGTGTTGGTTGTATGTATCTTAACTATGTAGAAGCCGGATGTGGGCTCATCGTGTTTTATATCTTTTTGATGTTTTATTTTAAGTCAATAAAATACACTCTTTATCGGAAAAAGAATGGTCGATGGATGCATATTTTAGCTGAATGAACGGCAGACATCGAGATAGATTAGACTTCGCTACCTCCAAGCAGATCAGCTCTAACCCTCTTTGCTGCTATTAAAATCTCCGACCTTACATAACCTGACAAATTGTGCAGATGAATTATGTTAGGGTTTGTTAGTAGCGCGCCCTAGAAATCTGTAACGAAGTAGTCATTTTTCATTGTTGGGGCAAACAAGTCGTTGCGCATATAACAGAAACGATCTTGGCAAGCTGGCATATAGAGGACCTGGTTCAGTTTCTTTCTCAAATGCATATAGAGGACCTGGTTCTGTTTTCTTTCTTGCAGGGCAGGGCACCCTCCATCCAGAAAGAGAGAATGATTTCCGGGTTATCTGGTTATGTATTTTTCTCATATGATCCAAATTGGATCGGGTTCCACTATCATCAGATAATGGAACAAAACATGGAGTAACATAGTCTTGGCGCTAGAAAAACACAAAAACGAAAACCGCACAAAACGAAACACCCCATGTTATCACCCAGCAAAGGCTAGCCAACATGCCACATGCACCGCTACCAGGAGGGGTGAAGAACAAAGTTTTAAACTCCCTATCATAGAGAAACTGAAAGTTCTCAAAGGCCACATGCCCTCCAACTTAGAGTGGGAAAGGGGGGAAACCACACCCTTTTACCCCTAGATCACCGCACACGCAGGTGCTCAGACATAACAAAAGCAGCCATCATCACTTTTTTTTTGCCTCCGCTCGGGTTATCTGCTTATGTATGCACCAGGTTTCACAATACAGAAAAGAGAGAATTATTCCGGCCACAATATATATGTGAAGTGGACAAGCGACGATAAAATATCACTCTTTTCTTCTTTtaattaccctcttgataccaagACGCGCCAGTTCAGATCCATGGCCAGGTATCTCTGCAGCTGGTGATGAATGGCTATCTTGAGGCATATCGGAGTTAGGGCAACCAACATCAGCATCCTCAGTTGGAGCTGTGAATTTGAAGAAATGTGAAGGTTAGCCTAAAAGATATATATCAATTAAGCAAAGTGACCTGCAGCACCAAGACCGCTACAGTCCTCAAATATATCACCCAAAACAGCTCCTaccattatgattatgctttgCTGGTAGTCTTACCTGGATCTTCATATAAAGGGCGTTTTCCCTTCATATTCCAGCTTACTCCATCCTGATGCCTAATTCCAGCAAACAGTATTTTCAGTTGATCTCTCACTTTCCTGGACTCATTCTTGACCTGTTGCTGCGACTGGTTCTCGAGGTCTGCCAAGGCAGCTTGGTGCCTCTGGTTCTCCTCTTCCTTCTTCCTTGAAAAACTTGTCAAAACATATTCACAAGCCGTTGCGAAGGATGAAACCTTATCCATAACTAGCGATTCAATCTGAAAAAGAATACGTTTATGAAACCTTATCCATAACTAGCGATTCAACCTTCATACTGATAAATAAAGATCTTTTTCGTTCACCGACCTTACCTCATCTATGGTCATAGACCCGGTCTCGGCGCATCTAGATTGGCTTCTGTTAAACACATTTGATGCGCCAGCAACATTGTTCCTGTTCGCGGGGTTCCTCTGATAGGACACCAGTGCTTCGTGACGTGGCTTTCCATGACAAATGATCAAAGGTTCATGTGAATATATGATataacacacacaaaaaaaagttcAGTATTTGGTGCGTAGGTTCTATTTGTCATTACCAGCAATCGGCCATATGTGACAAGTTCTGCTCCCTTGCGTGACCTCGTGTCGTCTTCAACTATCGCGTTGATCACCTCCATCGTGTAAAACTGCATCCTGGGGAATTCGTCGTGTGGGATATTTCCACCGGTCACCTCCAAGTTATCCAAATAGAACGTCTGCACAAACAATAAAAGAGGCATCATGTATAATTATCAGAGGCATTGACTGGCTGGTACATTTTGCCGATGGATGCATATTCTACCTGAATGAACGGCAGACATCCAGATAGGTTAGACTTCTTGCTACCTCCAAGCAAATCAGCTTTAACCCTCTTTGCTGCTCTTAAAGTCTCCGACCTCACGTAACCGGACCAATTGTGCAAATGAATTATGTCAGGGTTTGTAAGCGCGCCCCAGTAATCTGTCACAAAGTAGTCATTTTTCATTGTTGGGGCAAACAGGTACGTTGCCGCGCATATAACAAAAGCAATCTTGAATTTTGATATTTCTGCTTTTGTCATCTTTTGGCCCCTGACCTTCTTCTTCACAATTGCAACCACGGGGCCTATGTCGCGCTCCGATTCGGATATTCCGAGAGTCTTTCGGATCGCTGCTATCACATTCTCAGGAACACCGTGTTGTTCACTCTGCACCGGTGCGCCGCCACATGGAATTCCCAGCACAGTTTCCACATCTTTATCATGGAAAGGTATGTCCCTGCGGTAACCTGTGATGATAGAGCTTGCTTCCTCATCAACTTTGCTTAGCAGCCACATGAGGAAGTGCCGGTTTGTCCTCATGAGCTTTGGCAGGAGAAGCAGGCCCCCAAAACCAATCTCCCTCACATAACCTTTCTTCTCTTCATCTAATCCATGGATCAAGTTGTACATTTTCTTCACGCTGCACCTTGAACCGATGCACGTGTTCTTTTCAAGTCCTTTGTCATGCTCTCCGATTTCTGAATCAAACTCTGGCTCAGCTACCCCTCCAGGAACTCCTCCTTTTCCATGTCCATTATCATTTACTCCATGTCCTTTACCATTTTTTTCAGATTCTGAATCAGGCTCTGAATCAACTCCTTCAGCATTTTCATCAAATTCTGAATCAGACTCTGACTCGACTCCTCCTTCAGCATTTGCATCAAATTCTGAATCTGAATCAGACTCTGACTCGACTCTCCCTGCAGGAACTCCTCGTCCTTCCTCTTCTGATGAAGAACAGAGGTCTATGCAGTCATCCATCCCTGATGCACGAATAGTTTCTTTCTTCTTGTGCATTGCTACACGAATAATCTGTGTTATATCAGTAAACCATATTACTATTCAGGTACTTCCTATATACAGTAGTAAAAAAAAGAGTATGCATAACCATTGTGGTAAAACCAGATACATCTAATAGGAGGGGGATCTGAATGACACTCCCGAAAACACTAAAATCAGACATTAAAATGTTGTATTGCCTAATCCCTCACTATTTAGACCATGGTATCGAAACATCGATGTCTCTTTACTGAATATAAGTAGGCTTTTGCCATAGATTGAAACCAGAGAAACTCCTCAGAGCTTAAATAGTTGTAGAAGGAGAATACTGATTCAAGGAAATAACAAGCCATCAAAGAAGATACTAATGCAATATATTCTAGCACCCTTGGAGGGAAGAACTAACCGGGCCTCTTCAGCTCAGTGGAACCGCTGGAGCTCCTTCTCCATGTTCCCAGCACAAACACAAGCACACGCAGGGTATCCTTGAAGAAACTGGGTGGGCGAGGTCTTCAATGGAGCCAGCCGTGTAGTAGGTGCCCAAAGGACGGGAGGGTTTCATCGGGAAGGAGCGCGGAGAGTGGGCGACGGGACGGGTCACTGCGCGGTCACGGGGTGAACCTAGCTAGCCACGGGAGGCACGGTATGGGGCAACAAGTTATGAGGCTCGATGGAGATTCCATATTCGACTCATTCATCTAGCCGTTGGGCAAACACATGAATCATTCCTTTCACGTACAGCTCACGGCTCAGGCCGCCAAATTCACTGTTCACTGTTCTGACCCTTATGTGAAACTTTAGCACGATTTGACCCTATTTATAAAAAAAAGTTTGAATCTAACCCTTTTTCTACTGTCATACACGTTGACGGTAGGATATAACAGGCTACCGTTATAGTCAATGGCGACAGGCAACGATTGGCAAGTGGCTACCGCCACACTTGATGGCGGGTAGGACCTGGGCCGAAGTAAATTATAAAGAACATGTGTTGCCCAGTAGTACCAAGCTGGTTCACTGGCTTGCTGGCTAGAGCGTGCAGCTTAGCAGTAAACAGTCCTTGGGTTTGAGTATTGTCAAGGACAGGTtcctttttgtttatttttttgcccaacaataattttaaAAATAGCCAAATCGATGTTACATATGGGTTACTATCAAAAACATTCTTTTGACCATGTAAATAGCATTTATAAGGAATGACAGGAGAAgatcttttctattttctaaataCAATCACTGGATGTATGCTTCCTTATGTGTAAGATATGATGGCATCTTCATTCAACATCTTCACGGTCCATCGGTTACCATGCCACAATTGTGTCCTACGCTTAGTAAAAATGAAAAAACTAACTAGCCTAATTGATGTTAGATATGGATTATTGTCaaaaaaatcgcttatcatttaaaGGAAAGTGTGTGTTTTTAAGGAATGGTAGGAAAATATCTTCTCTCTTTCCTAAATACAATCACATGATGCCAAGGAAAAAAATATGTTTATTTCTTTTGCTCAATAAAAATGAAAAAACTAGTCTAATTAATGTTATATATGGAGTATTGTCAAAAATAATTGCTTACCATTTATTGGAAAGTGTGTTTTTAAGGAATGATAGGAAAATATCTTCTCTCCTTCCTAAATACAATCACACCATGTGTGTTTCCTTATGTACATGATATGGGTAAGACATAAgaaatgtttttctttttctttattttctttaccAAGGTAAAACTACGTCTGGATCACTTGTGTTAAAAAATGTTTTGTGTATCACTCTCACATATATGTGCACTTACCATTTCAACATGTGTGCAATCTAGTTAATATTCATGTATGTGTTTTTATAATTTATGTGAATATTTGAATCAAAttctatatttttttgttcatgACACAAACATGTGTCATGTCATATGTACCCACACTTTAAATGACATTGTAACATTCACTCGATGGTAGCATATTAGTTAACACAATTGTGGCACGGTAACCAATGGACCTTGAAGATGTTGAATCGAGATGCCACCATATCTTGCACATAAGGAAACATGCATCCTGTGATTGTATTTAGAAAAGATCATCTCATGTCATTCCTAAAGAATAACTTTCCTTGTAAATGATATTTACATGGTAAAAAATGTTTTTTTGATAGTAATCCGTGTGTAACATCAATTTAGGCTATTTTTTCATTGTTACTAGTAAAGGTGCCCGTGCTTTGCAACGGGATGATGTTGTTGTAACATTCTATAAAAAAGACGAAGATCAAGCATAACACAGTATTAAAGAATGACAATAAATAAATGAAATACTGAAAATATAGAATCAGTTCATATATAGGATGTATCACATAAACATAAATAGAACATAACTACTTCTATCGACTCTTGCCGAGTCCAATATGAGTATAATAAATCAGAAACAACATCTTTTCCACACTGAACAACACAGCAATTATATGAGTAAATTTGCCCATGTGTTGCCACGGTTGTTTTTTTACTTTCTTTTTAGGCCATGTAGAATTTTGCACAATGTATTCTCTAAACATTCCAAATAGTATGAAACTGATAATTCAAGAAGTGATGTCACATAACCAGCCATACCCAACCGTGGTCCAGATGACCTGAATTTCATGAATTATTGCTACGTAGAAGAATAACCTATCATGTCATTTTTTTAATCCTCCTAGGAGCTTGCCCTTTCTTTTGAAAAAATAATATGGATTTACCTATCTCAGTTCAGTAGAAACATATGAGTTTCTACCAGATTATGTGCAATCTGGATGCATGTGATAGCACTGTCGCAAAGTGGCAAAGCAAACAACAAAAGGACAGAAGGGAGAGCATAATATGACATTTAGGCATGTTACAATACTGAGATTAACAACATCCATCCCATGCCAAACAAAATTAGAATGTGCTAAACACAATTAACATACATCGCTTTATTGCAAGGTAGTCATGACCACAATATGGTCGTCGCTTCTCCCTCTGGCATTGCCGCTCGCCCATCAACCAAACCACGGCAGAGACACTGGCTATAATCGCTCACCCAGCAAACACCCACGGCAGAAACACTTATTATAATTGCTTGTCCTGCAAACACCCAAAGCAGAGACACTCTGTGCAGGTTGTATTAGATAACTTTGTGCGGGTACCTTTGTCAGATATGGATGCCTATTCCAATTAAAGAAAATATCCATTTCTTTCGGAACTCGCCCAGAAAGAGTTGACAGACAGAATGGTATCAAGATTTACCAAAGTGTCACCTCACAACTCCCTGGTTGACACAAAACAGCATGTTAGGATAGATCATGCCGTATGTGCATTATTCAAAGAgctaaatgatatatatatatatatatatacagagtaGAGGCACTCTAAGTTTCACATAGATTTACATTCCAGCAGGGGTTCCAAAGGAAAACTAATTAATTTTGATAGAGCTCACTGTCAAATCAATGAAGCACAGTCTTCCATTTTCGTAGTTCAGTATCAACCATAAGAACCTAAAACTGAAATGACTGAACTCACAAATCCAACAGTTTTCTACATCAACAACTCACATGCATCCCATCTCAGAAATATTGTAGCCTGTCCTGAAAACTAAAGCATGTGTGGTATTTGTTGCTCTGTTTATAATTAAGTGTCTTGTTGCATGCTTGTCTTGAATAAAGGGATAAATGCAATAATATGTGTAGCTGCGTAATATATAGGAAAGAGTGGCGATCTTAACAGTGAAAAGGGAGAGCTTCTGAATTAAGCACAAGATTGCATCATCCCTTCTTAAAAGTATTTTAGCTGAACCTGACAAACTAACAGGGGCACTACTTATGCCACCTAACACCCAAAATTACAGAACCAAAAAGATGCAGTATGCATTTTGGATCAATTCATATCCTAATGATTTAAAATATAGCAGTCGTGCTTAAAAGAACATAATTTGTTTAAGTTGTAGTATatgtagcaaacatgcccgtgctttGCAACGGGCGAAGAAAACGACATTTTCAAATTTAGCGAGAACTGTATGTATTTGCAAAATGCAAAAGATCAGCTAAACAAATGATCAGAGAATAAATGGGTTTTCTATAGATCAATGTTCAAGTTTCTGAAGGAGGTTATATACATGTTGTTGAGATGAAGATCTGTGAGGATGTGGCATCTTCCATATTGCATCTCAGAAACTTAGATTGGACCCTGAGAACAATTTGTTTTTCTATTTAGGAAAGGTTAATTAATTATTTTCCCGCAAAAAGGTTAATTATTGGCTTCTTCTTTGTTGCCGTTTCATTGTGTGTTGGAGCTTTTCTTCAGACTACAGGGAGAAACCAAGATATGTGCTTGAACTGTTAATTTAAGTCTTTTCTACCAGTGCGATCATCTGCAGTTTTGAGTTACTGCCAGCTACATCTATGTGCTTCCCAGTTTCCTTGTGAATTGCTGGAGAACAACTTAATGTTATGTTTCTTTTTATTTTGAGACTTCATACTGTAGCTGCAGTATCAGGTATCTAAAATAGTTAGTGTATACAGGATACAAGTACAAGAATCCTGATGTTTCATTATAACTGTAGCATCTACTCCAAATACTGAATGATGGCATTACCTTGTCAAATACTGAATTAATGCAGCTACTTTTGGTTTTTTCAATAGTTAATTGTCCTGACTAAAATAAGGATTTTGACATTGGTTATAGTTTTGCGGCAACTTAATGATAGGCTGCAATTATTAATCCAAAAAATATATATTGGTGCTAGAGCACAATAGCTGTGCACAGGTACAGGAAAACAATTGGCATATACACGATACAGAAGAAATTAGAAGTAAATAGTACACGGGGGCAATCAACATACAAAGCTCATGTTCTTCGAAGAAATCTGCAACCAATCAAAGGAGACGGAGAGGGATGTGAGAGCTCACCCACTTGCCTGACACAAGAAATAGAAATTTTCTTAGTCTGCAGATTCGGTAAAGCAATTACAGTGAAGTGTAACATTCCAACTCTATAAGACCAGTTTCTTGGAAAACATTGTTCAACATATGTTGTTTAGAGTTATTATAGAGTTTAAAAAGTAAGTAAATTTGAATTAGCAAGATGAAAGCCAATTCTACATTGTAATTTTATAAGTCCAAAACATTTAGACGACTCCATCAAATGTATAGCTCAGGACTGAGCTATTATCCTTTTGAGACATCTCTGCACACACTCGAATGCTGGCTTTGCTTGTGAAAAGAATTCTTGTTGGCATAAAAAAGATACAGTGGTAAGGGAACTTACCGAGTAGACATTGTAGTTCCACTGAGCTATTATCCTTTTGAGACATCTCTGCACACACTCGAATGCTGACTTTGCTTGTGAAAAGAATTCTTGTTGGCATAAAAAAGATACAGTGGTAAGGGAACTTACCGAGTAGACATTGTAGTTCCATAGCCCAGGACTAATTGCCAATCATGAATCATAGGAAGGGGG
The sequence above is a segment of the Triticum dicoccoides isolate Atlit2015 ecotype Zavitan chromosome 1A, WEW_v2.0, whole genome shotgun sequence genome. Coding sequences within it:
- the LOC119290898 gene encoding uncharacterized protein LOC119290898, giving the protein MHKKKETIRASGMDDCIDLCSSSEEEGRGVPAGRVESESDSDSEFDANAEGGVESESDSEFDENAEGVDSEPDSESEKNGKGHGVNDNGHGKGGVPGGVAEPEFDSEIGEHDKGLEKNTCIGSRCSVKKMYNLIHGLDEEKKGYVREIGFGGLLLLPKLMRTNRHFLMWLLSKVDEEASSIITGYRRDIPFHDKDVETVLGIPCGGAPVQSEQHGVPENVIAAIRKTLGISESERDIGPVVAIVKKKVRGQKMTKAEISKFKIAFVICAATYLFAPTMKNDYFVTDYWGALTNPDIIHLHNWSGYVRSETLRAAKRVKADLLGGSKKSNLSGCLPFIQTFYLDNLEVTGGNIPHDEFPRMQFYTMEVINAIVEDDTRSRKGAELVTYGRLLPRHEALVSYQRNPANRNNVAGASNVFNRSQSRCAETGSMTIDEIESLVMDKVSSFATACEYVLTSFSRKKEEENQRHQAALADLENQSQQQVKNESRKVRDQLKILFAGIRHQDGVSWNMKGKRPLYEDPAPTEDADVGCPNSDMPQDSHSSPAAEIPGHGSELARLGIKRVIKRRKE